In Streptomyces sp. 71268, the DNA window CCACGGCCATGTGCGGTCCGAGCCCGTCGGGTACGCCGTCCACCAGCCAGCGGGCCATGTGCTCGACCATGCCGGTGCCGGTGAGGACGCCGGTGAACACGGCCGCGGCGAAGACCATGCCGGAGACGTTGAGCACGTTCTCCGAGTGCGCGGCGATGCGCGCCTTCTGGTCGGGCATGTGCGGGAAGTTGACGGTGAGCGCGACCGCCGCGCCCAGCAGGAAGAGCACCGGTATCGGCAGGGTCTGCAGGATCAGCAGGGTGAGCAGGGTCGCGGTGAGGGCGGCGTTGAACCAGTACAGCTTCGGGCGCAGCGTCGGCCGGTTCGGGTCCAGGGTCTGCGGGTCGTCGGCGGCGCCGGTGTCGGCGCCGGCGTCGCTCGCCGTGGTGGACGCGGGGGGCGCGGTGCACGCGGTGGCCGGGCCGTCGGGTCGGGCCTCCGCGTCGCCCGCGCCGGGCTGGTCGGCCGGGCCCTGCCCTGTCCCGCCGCCCGTCGGGAAGCGGCCCTTCGTCAGCGGTACGCGCCCGGGCCCGCCCGCGGCGGCCACCGCGACGGTGGGTGCGTCGGCGCCGCCGACCGCGGCGAACACCGGTTCGTCCGCCCGCGCGCCCGGGGCCACCTCCCGCGCCGGCGCGTCATCCTCGTCGAGGGTGAGCAGGCCGAGCCGCCCGCGCTCGCGCCGGCCGAGCACGTACGCGAGGAAGAAGACGAAGAGCAGGCCGACCGCGAGCGCCGGGATCATCGGTACGAAGATCTCGCCCGCGTCCAGTTCGAGGGCGGTGGCGGCGCGGGCGGTGGGGCCGCCCCAGGGCACGGTGTTCATCACGCCGTTGGCGGTGGCCGCGACGCAGGTCATGACGAGCACGCTCATCTTCAGCCGCCGGTAGAGCGGCAGCATCGCCGACACGGTGATCATGAAGGTGGTGGACCCGTCGCCGTCGAGCGAGACCACGGCGGCCAGCACGGCGGTGCCGACCACGATCCGCACCGGATCGGCCTTGCAGAACCGCAGGATGAGCCGGACGATCGGGTCGAAGAGCCCGACGTCGATCATGACCCCGAAGTAGATGATGGCGAACATGAGCATGGCCGCCGTGGGCGCCAGGTCGCCTATCCCGTCGAGCACGTACTCGCCCAGGTGCGCGCCCTTCCCTACCAGGACGCAGAACAGCGCCGGAACGAGCACCAGCGCCGCCAGCGGGGACATCTTCTTCATCATGATCAGCACCAGGAAGGTGGCGATCATGACAAATCCGAGGATGGTCAGCATGGGTACCTCACGTTCGCCTTCGAACGCCGCCGAGGGGCGGGCAGCGCCGCCGGAAGGGCGGTGAGGCGACGTTAGGCGCGGCAACTTTGCGTTAACAAGGCCTTGACGTGCGAGCAATACGCGCAAAACACCAGGTCAGCCGCGTGTGGCGGAGTCACCACACCCCAGACGACACGTCGGACACGCCGGGCACCACCGCCCCCACCGCTCACCCGCACTCGGCGCGGGGCGCGGCATGGGGAGGGCGGCGGCGCGGCACTGGTCGAGGGAGCGCGGGAGCGGTTAGGCATCGGGTCGCACGCGGGGCGACGTGCCGGGCGGGGCCGGTGCATTGACGCCGCACCCCGTCATTCCTATGGTCAAGCATAGGAATTCTTCGATGGTGGATCTCGATGGTGGGAGCACGCGATGAGCGGCACGGACAACGAGCAAGCGAGGAAGGTCGCCGAGGGGCTGGCGTACAGCTCCGGCTTCGGTAACGAACACAGCAGCGAGGCGGTGCCCGGGGCGCTGCCGCACGGCCGCAACTCGCCCCAGCGCGCCCCGCTCGGCCTGTACGCGGAGCAACTCAGCGGCAGCGCCTTCACCGAGCCCCGGCGCAACAACCGCCGCTCCTGGCTCTACCGCATCAGCCCGTCGGCGGCGCACCCGCCGTTCACCCGGATCGACAACGGCGCGCTGCGCGGCGCCCCGTTCGCCGGCCCCGAGCAGGTGCCCGACCCCAACCGGCTGCGCTGGGACCCGATGCCGGAGCCGGCCGCCGGCACCGACTTCATCGCCGGCCTGTGGACGCTCGGTGGCAACGGCGACGCCGCCCAGCGCACCGGCATGGCCATCCACCTCTACGCCGCCAACGCCTCGATGACCGACCGGGTCTTCAGCGACTCCGACGGCGAGTTGCTGATCGTGCCCGAGAGCGGCGGGCTGCTGCTGCGCACGGAGTTCGGACTGCTGCGCGCCGAGCCGGGCGAGGTGGCGCTCATCCCGCGCGGCGTGCGGTTCCGCGTCGAACTCCTCGACGCGAGCGCGCGCGGCTACGTCTGCGAGAACTACGGCCAGCCCTTCGTCCTGCCCGACCTCGGCCCGATCGGCGCCAACGGCCTGGCCAACCCGCGCGACTTCCGGGCCCCGGTGGCCGCGTACGAGGAGCGCGAGGCGCCCACCGAGGTGGTCAACAAGTTCTGCGGCAACCTGTGGGCCGCGACGTACGACCACTCCCCGCTCGACGTCGTCGCCTGGCACGGCAACCACGTGCCGTACGTCTACGACCTGCACCGCTTCAACGTCATCGGCTCGATCAGCTACGACCACCCCGACCCGTCCATCTTCACGGTGCTCACCTCGCCCTCGGACACCCCCGGCCTGGCGGGCGTGGACTTCGTGGTCTTCGCGCCGCGCTGGCTGGTGGGCGAGGACACCTTCCGGCCGCCGTACTTCCACCGCAACGTGATGAGCGAGTACATGGGCCTGATCGAGGGCGCCTACGACGCGAAGAAGGCGGGCAAGGGCGGCTTCGTGCCCGGCGGCGGCTCGCTGCACAACATGATGTCGGCGCACGGGCCCGACCGGACGACCTTCGACCGGGCGAGCGCGGCCGAACTCCTGCCGCAGAAGATCGACAACGGCCTGGCCTTCATGTTCGAGACCCGCTGGCCGGTCATCACCACCCCGCAGGCGATCGAAGCCGACCACCTGCAGAGCGGTTATGACGATGTGTGGCAGGGTCTGGAGCGCCATTTCCGGTCGTCGTAGTACGGAGCCAACGTGACCACCTTCGCTCCCGACTCGCTCGCCCTGAACCGCAAGCTGCCGCTCTGGTACCAGGTGTCGCAGTCGTTGCGCGCCTCCATACTGGGCCGCCGCCCGGAGGAGCCGCTGCGCCTGCCCACCGAGGACCGGTTGGCCGAGCACTACGGGGTCAGCGTCCTCACCATGCGGCAGGCGCTCAAGGAGTTGGAGGCGGAGGGGCTGATCAGCCGGCACCGGCGGCGCGGCACGTTCATCGAGCCTAGCGCGCGGCGCGGTGCCCCGGTGCGGCTGCTCGGTTCGGTGGACGCGATAGTGGCCCAGCAGTCGGGTGAGCGCACCACGCTGCTGGGCCACGGCACCGAACCGATCCCGGCCGACCTCGCCGAGCACTTCCCGGGCCGCACCGAGGCGGTGGCCTACCGCAGGCTGCGCTGCGAGGAGGAGAGCGGTGAACCGACCAACTGGGCGCACAACCTGATCCGGCCCGACATCGCCGAGAAGATCGACCTCGACGACCTGACCCGCTGGCCCATGACCAAGGTGTTGCGGGACGCGGTCGGGGTGCGCATCAGCCGCATCACGGACACGGTCGAAGCCCGCCTCGCCGACCCGGAGACGGCGGGGCTCCTGAACGTGCCGCTGCTGAGCCCGATCCTGCACTACACGGGGCTGACCTACGACGAGGACGGCGAGATCGTGGACGTGGCCCGCATCCGCTACCGGGGTGACCGTTTCTCCTTCACGGTCACCCTGGACGCCCACTGAGCCACCGCCACCCCGCGTGAGGCCCCGCGCCGCGCCTCCGCGCGCGAGCGCGCCCACCGCCGGCGCGGCGGCTCGGCCGCGCGCCGGCGCAGACCCGGGCCCGCGCCGGGCATGGCTACCATGCTGGAGGCACAGACGTCGGGGAGGGCTGCCGTGGCGGTAACGGACGCCGGTGGGGGCGGGGCGCCGGAGCTGGCGGACGTGATGCCGTGGTCCGTGGCGCCGCTGCGACTCGGCCGGTCCTGGGTACTGGCCCCCGACGCCGCCTCGCTCACGGCCCGCTGGGACCGGCTGCTGCGCACCGACGACGAGGCCGACCGCACGGCCCTGTTCCACCCCACCCGGGCCCGTACGCCGCACACCGCCGTCGCCCAGCTCCCCGGCCAGCCCGGCGCCACCACCAGGTTCGCCCGCGAGCGGGGCCGCTGCCCACAGCCGGTGCGGATCGCCCACGGCCCTTACGACCAGCAGTGGCTGATCCCCGATCACCGGCTGATCGACGCGGCCAGGCCCGAGCTGTGGCGGGTGGCCGACGAGCACCAGATCCACCTGCTCGAACCGGCCCGCGAGGCGCCGCCCCGCGCCGGCCAGCGCGGCACGCGCGCGACGCCGCCGGGCCCGCCCCCGACGGAGGCCGAGCTCTCCTTCGCCGCGCTCCTCCCCGACGGGCACTCCCCCGCCGGCCGACCTGGCCGCATCCGCCCGCTCTACCGCCGCCCCGGCGCCCGCGAACCCAACGTCGCCCCGGGACTCCTCGCCCACCTGGCCCGCCGGCTCGGGCGCGAGGTCGCGGCCGACGACCTGTTCGCCTGGATCGCCGCCGTCGCGCGGCGCGGGCCGGGGGGCGCGACGGTCGTGCCGCTGACCGCCTCGCCCGAACTCTGGGAGGCGGGTGTCGCGCTCGGCCGACGCCGGGTCTGGCTCCACACCCGAGGCGCCCGCGGCGGCCCGGCGGCCGGGGCGCCGGGAGCAGCCGCCGGGGCCGGGGGCCGGCCCCGGCTGCCGGGCGGTCAGCGTCCGTACGTGCGGGCCGCGCTCACGGGCCGACTCGCCCCTGACGCGCTGGGCTACGACCCCGAGGAGCGCGCGCTCCGCCTGGGGAACGGCCGGATCTCGCCGGTGGCCTATGCCGCGTGGGAGTACCACAGCGGCGGGGTGCGGGTGTTGGAGAGCTGGTTCGAGCGGCGCGCCACGCCCGGCCCGGCCGGCACCCTGGACGCCATCGGGCCGCGCGACTGGCCCCAGGAGTGGACGTCGGACCTGCTGGAGCTGATCACGGTCCTCACCTTGCTGGCCGAGCTGCGCGAGCCGACCGGGCAACTGCGTAAGGAGCTGGCCGACGGTCCGCTGATCGCGGTGGGCGAGCTGACCGAGGCGGGCGTGCTGCCGGTTCCGGAGGCCGCCCGACGGCCCGCGTCGGTCCTGGACCACCACGAGGAAGGCCCGGAGGGACAGTTCGCGCTGTTGTGAGGCCGCTTCGAGCCGGCGGCGCCGGCACCCGGTACGCCGGGGGCGGGCCGCCGGGTACAACGGGCCGTCTGGCGCGCACAGGGCCGCCTGGCGGAGGCACACGCCTCGCGGCACGGCTGCCACAGCGCGGGGCCGGCGGATCGGCCGACCCGCGCGGCGGGGCGCGGGCGAGGGAGGCGACGCGGATGGCCTGAGCGGGTCACCGGGCGGGGCGACGGCGGGACTGGCCGGGCCGCTCACACCGTGGCGGCTACGGGGCGCCTGTCCGGCCTGGTCGTGTGTCCAGGCCGGACCGATTCGATCGGGAACGAGCGGGGGTGAAGGAGTCTCGTCTGTCGAACGGGCACAGCGTCCGGTCGGTCAGCCTCTGCTGCCGAACAGCGAACGCCGCAGTCGCCGCAGTGGCGCGAACAGCGACACCCGGGCACCCCGGCTCTTCTTCGTGCGTGCGTGGTCGCGCGCGGTCAACTCCTGCATCAGCACCGTGGCGCCCTCCGCCTCGCGCTGCGGCACCGCTGGGCCGCCGAGCACCGCGAGGTGGCGGTCGAGACGCGCACTGGACGCGCCGCTCCCACAGTTGATCGCAGGCACTCGTGGCCTGCTTCGCATTGCTATCTGCTCCATGACACTCCCCACCCGTCGTAGGCACCCGCCCCGGGCAGAGTAACCCTACCTCCCCCTGCCGTCACCCATGCATCCCACACCTCGGATTCACGGTGGCGTCAAGGAGGTTGACAGACGTTTTCCCAGCGTGGCGCGTTCGTACGGCTGATTGGCGCGCTCTGGGCCACCCACGCGCCCGCACACCAATCCGCCGTACGCCCGCCCGTCGGCGCCTTCTCCCCGCCGGTGCGGGTCAGTGGGGAGAAGGCGTGCCTGACCGGGACCGGCTGGGTCGCCGGGTCAGATGGCCGAGCTGAGGGCGGGCAGGTAGCCACCCGACTGACCGGCGGCCTTCGGGTGGTAGGAGTCGCCGATCGGGAAGGTCACGCTGTGCAGCCACGCGTCGCCCGAGCAGATCTCGTGGCCGGTGAAGCGGGCCGCGATGTCGCCGTACCCGAAGCCGTGGTCGGCCGCGCGCTTGGCGGTGATCGAGTTGAGCAGGTCGGCCGCGCCGTTGATGGCGGACCGCTCCTTCTCCGTGAGGCCGACGACGCAGGTGCCGTTGAGCTTGTAGAAGCGCGGGTAGCCGAGCACGACGACGCGGGCCCTGGGGGCCTTGCTCTTGATGGCCGAGTACACCGCGTCGAGCTTGCCGGGCAGCGTCTTCTCGACGTACGCGCGGGCGGTGTTGACGCGGTTCACGCAGTTGCTCTCGGACTGGAGCACGCAGGTGGTCATGACGTCGACGAAGCCGGCGTCGTTGCCGCCGATGGTGATGCTGACCAGGTCGGTGCCGGAGTTGACCGGGCCGAGCTGCTTGTTCAGGACGTCACCGGTGACGGCCCCGGAACAGGCGGTGAAGTGGAAGCTGGCGGGCGCGTTCTTGGCGGCCCACAGCTTGGGGTAGGCGCGGTTGCTGCGCTTGCAGTCACCGCTGCCGCTGTCGTAGTCGCCGGCGCCGACACCGGAGGAGTAGGAGTCGCCGAGGGCCACGTAGTCGCCGGCGGCCTGGGCGCCGACCGAGGTGTCGGCCGCCTGCGCCACCTGGGCGCCGGTGAGGGCGAGGGTCGCGGTGAGGACCGCGGCGGACGCGGCGGACACGAGCCGGGTGAGTCTCATGGGGGGCCTCCTTGGACAGGGTTGCTGCCATGGACGCGCGTAGACAGGCGCCCGCGGAGTGGCCAGGAAACCGGTACGCCGTTGGGGCCCACCTGATTCGCGCAGGGGGGACGTGTGCTGCGCAAGGTTTCTACCCCGTTCCGCCGCCGAATTACGGCCGCATGGCATGAATATGTCATGTCGTCAGGGGTCTTGTTCGGCACCGAAGGGGAGGGAGATATTCACTCTGGCCGGACGCGCAGTCCCGCCCGGCACGCGCGCACGCCCCGTGTGCGCGCTCCCACAACGCGCGTGCCCCACCGACGCGCCACCGATGAGGAGGACCCTCGCGATGGCACAATCCCGCACGCCCCGCAGACCTCGCACACCCCTGGCAGCGGCGCGCACCACGGCCCTGGCCGCCGTCGCCACCCTCGCCGTCGCCCTGCCCGCCCACGCCGCGCCCCAGGTCACCGCGCCCAACGCGCCGGGCAGCGGCGGCGGCACCGTGCTGGGCGCCGACAACCCCGACGCCCTGCGCGGCAGTTACGTCGTCACGCTGCGCCCCGGCGTCGCCGCCACATCCGCCGACGGCGCGGCGCTGGTCGCCCGCTACGGCGGCACGGTGCGCCACGTCTACACGGCGGTCCTGAACGGGTACGCCGTACGGCTGCCGGAGGCGGCCGCACGGCGGCTGGCGGCCGATCCCGCGGTGGCGTCCGTCGTGCGGGATTCCGTCGTTCGGGCGACGGCCACTCAGCACAATCCACCCTCCTGGGGGCTGGACCGGATCGACCAACCCGCGCTCCCGCTCGACCAGAAGTACACGTATCCGGACAGTGCGGGCGGCGGGGCCACGGTGTACGTCGTGGACACCGGCGTCCGGATCAGCCACCGCGACTTCGGTGGCCGGGCGGTCAACGGCTACGACGCCGTCGAGAAGGACGACGTCGCCCAGGACGGCAACGGGCACGGCACCCACGTGGCCTCCACCGTCGCGGGCACCGCGCACGGGGTCGCCAAGAAGGCCAGGGTGGTGGCCGTCCGCGTGCTCGACGACCAGGGCTCCGGCTCGGTCTCGGGCGTGATCGCGGGCATCGACTGGGTCACCCGGAACCACAGCGGCCCCTCGGTGGCCAACCTGTCGCTGGGCGGCAGCCCCAACACCGCCCTGGACACCGCTGTACGCAACTCGATCAAGAGCGGGGTCACCTACGCCGTGGCAGCCGGCAACTCCGCCTCGCCCGCGCAGAACTTCTCCCCGGCCCGCGTCACCGAGGCGCTCACGGTGGGCTCCGTCGACAGGACGGACAACGCGGCCAGGTCCTCCAACCACGGCTCGGCGGTCGACCTGTTCGCGCCGGGCGTGGGCATCACCGGCGCCTGGCACACCGGCGACGACGCCACCAACACGCTGTCCGGCTCCTCGATGGCCACCCCGCACGTCGCGGGCGCCGCCGCCGTCTACGGTGCCCTGCACCCGACCGCGAGCCCGGCCCAGGTCACCAGGGCGGTGCTGGACGGGGCGACCAACGGCGTGGTGCTCAACCCCGGCCCGGGAACGCCCAACAAGCTGCTGCGGGTCGTGTCGTAACCACCCCGCGCACGCCGGGCCACCCCGCGCACGCCGGCGCGACCCTCCCGTGCCGGGCCCGCGCCGGCCGGGGCGCGGGAGCCCCGATACCCCGCCCGGGTGACGGACGGGGCGCGCGGGGCGCGTGCGCGTGGTGACCTCGCCGGGGCGGGTGAACGGACGCACGGGCGTGGCGCGTTCGGGAGGCTTAGCCCGCCTTGACGGGCATCCGTACACTGCGCGACATTGAGGCCGGCATCCGGCGCTTCGGGGGGCTAAGTCGCCAATGCAGAGACTGACAGCACAGAACGCCACGGACAGCGGGCCCGAGCACGTCGCGCACGACCGCGACGCGCACGCGGCGGTGACCGAACCACCGCGCGCGGCGCGGCGCGCACCGCTACCCGCGCCAGGGCACGCACCGCGCAAGGTGCCGCGGCAGGCGTCGCGGGACGCGGAGGACAGCGCCGCGCCAGAGAGCGCGCGGGACGGCGTCGCCGAGCACGGGCACGAGCACGAGCGGGAGGGGTGGCCGGCGCCGGCGTCCCTCCCGCTGGTCGCCGGAGCGGTCCTCGGCATCGGCGGCGTGGGCGCGGTGCTCGCCTTCGCGGACATCGCGTCGTCGCTGCGCGCGCCCTTCACGCTCTTCTTCCTCGTCGTGGCGCCCGCGTCCGCCATCGCGGCGGCGCTGCGCGGTGTCGACCCGCTGAGCCGACCGGTGCTGGCCGTGATCGGCGCGGTGGGGCTCGACCTCGTGGTGGCCCACGTCATGCTCGCGCTCCAGACCTGGTCCGCGCGCGGTGGGGTGGTCGTCGTCGGCCTGCTGAGCCTCCTCCTCTTCCTGCTGGCCCGCGCCCGGCGCCTCCGGTGCCGCGTGGCCGGCTGGCGGCGTGGAGCCTGACCCGGGCTCGGCCTGGCCCCACCGGTGCCGGCAGCGCGCGGGAGTTGCGTAATCGCGTGCGCGCGCGGCGCGGGTGACGGATCATGGCCGCATGTGCGCCGACCACCAGCACGATTCCCGGAGGCAGACCCTGCCGACCAGCCCCACCAGCCCGAACCCTCCCCACGGTGCGCCCAGGCCACCGAAGCAGAAGAAGGCCGACCGGCTCGCCGCGGGCGGGGCCGCGGCGCCCGGCTCGACCGGTGGCCCCGCGAAGGGGGCCGGCCCGCGCGAGCCGGGCATGACGCCGACCGAGCTGGCGCTGCCGATCCGACTGAACGTCGACGACAGCGACTCGCCGTCGGACGTGGTGGACGCCCTGTTCCTGGGCCGGTTCGCGACCGGCGAGCAGCCCTTCGCGCGCAGCCACTCCGTGGACCGGGTCAAGTCGGGGCTGACCCTGCTGCCGCCGGGCGCCCGGGTGCTGCGCTCGGCCCGCGACGACGACCGCAGCGCCACCCTCGCGGAGGGTGACGGCTGGACGCTGCTGGTCTCGCGGTGGAACCGGGGCGCCGACGTGACCGTGACGGCGGTGGCCGAGGAGTTGGCCGAGAAGGTGCTGCGGCAGTCGGTCGAGGACGCCGAGGACGAGCCGGAGCCGCAGCCGGAGAACGTCACGATGGGGTTCTGGTACGTCTCTCCGCGACGCGGCCCGTACCGCACCACGCGGCAGATCTCGGCGGGCACCTGGCCGGAGATCCGCGCCAACTACACGGCCCCGGTGGCCACGGCCATGGACCAGTTGATGAAGGTCACCCCGGACGACATCGCCGGGCGGCTGCTGTTGCTGCACGGCCCGCCGGGCACCGGCAAGACCTCCGCGCTGCGCACCCTGGCCCGGGCGTGGCGGGACTGGTGCCAGGTGGACTGCGTGCTCGACCCGGAGCGGCTGTTCAACGACGTCGGCTATCTGATGGACATCGCCATCGGCGAGGACGACGGAACGGCCGGCGGGCGCTGGCGACTGCTGCTGCTCGAGGACTGCGACGAGTTGATCCGCGGCGAGGCCCGGCACACCGCGGGGCAGGCGCTGTCCCGGCTGCTGAACCTGACCGACGGGCTGCTCGGCCAGGGCCGCAACGTGCTCGTGGGCGTCACGACCAACGAGGACCTGGAGCGGCTGCACCCGGCCGTGGTGCGCCCCGGGCGCTGTCTGGCCCGGATCGAGGTGGGCGCGCTGACCCGCCCGGAGGCGGTGAACTGGCTGGGCACCGAGGAGGGGGTGGGCCGGGACGGTTCGACGCTGGCCGAGCTGTTCGCCCTGCGTCGCGGCACCGCCCCGGCCTCCGTGCCGGCCCCCGCGCCCGGTTCCGACGCGGGCCTGTACCTGTGAGGGGCTGGTAGGGACGGGGCCTGGCCCGGTGGACCCGGCGGGTGGCGCTCAGTCGTCGCAGTAGGCGGCGCGCAGCGCGTCGGTCACCGCCACCCGCGCCGTCTTCTGGTCCAGGCCCAGGTGGCGGGCGCGGCGGGCGTACGTCTCGGCGGCGCTGGCCAGTTCGCGTTCGGCGGCCTCCCCGGCCGCGGCGATGAACGAGCCGTGCCGGCCCCGGGTCTCGATCACGCCGTCCGCTTCCAGGGCGCGGTACGCCTTGGCCACCGTGTTCGCCGCAAGGCCGAGTTCGTACGCGAGGCCGCGGACCGTCGGCAGCTTGTAGCCGACGGGCAGCGCGCCACTCCTGGCCTGCTCGGCCACTTGGGCCCGCACCTGCTCGAAGGGCGCGGTGCTGCTGGCGGGCTCGACGATGATGAACAAGGTCACGAGGTGTGCTCCTGACGGGATGGGGGCCAACGCCCCATTGTCGCCAGGGCCCGTCGGTGGCCCGTGCACGGGCCACCGTGCCCGGGTCACAGTTCCAGCGCGACGTCGTAACGCCGCAGCCACGCGTCGAGGCCGAGCGCGAGTTCGGTGCTGGCCCGCAGCCGGTCCCCGGTGGGGTCGGCCACGGCCTCGACCAGGGCGGCCTCGTCCAGGAGGGGGCGGACGGGCGCGTCGCGGTCGGCCGCCAGGCGGCGTAGTTCCTCGCGGAGCGCGGTGGCGTAGCGCGGGTCCTGGGTGGCGGGGTAGGGGCTCTTGACGCGGTCGATGACGGCCCGCGGCAGGACGTCCCGGGTGGCGGCGCGCAGCAGCGACTTCTCCCGGCCGTCGAAGGTCTTCATCGCCCAGGGGGTGTTGAAGACGTAGGAGACCAGGCGGTGGTCGCAGAACGGCACGCGCACCTCAAGGCCGACGGCCATGCTGGTGCGGTCCTTGCGGTCGAGGAGGAGTTGCACGAAGCGGGTCAGGTGCAGGTAGGAGACCTCGCGCAGGCGTCGTTCAGTGTCGTTGTCGCCGTCGTGCCGGGGCACTTCGGCCAGTGCCTCGCGGTACCGGGCGCGGCAGTATCCGGGCAGGTCGAGCTTGCCGAGCAGGCCGTGGTCGAGGAGGGCGGTGCGCGGTGCGGCCGATCCGCTGGAGAAGTGCGAGGCGAGGTCGTCGACCATCCAGGGGAAGGTGTCGGCGTGCACGGTGCGCGGGTCGTGGAACCAGCGGTAGCCGCCGAAGACCTCGTCG includes these proteins:
- a CDS encoding GntR family transcriptional regulator; protein product: MTLFIIVEPASSTAPFEQVRAQVAEQARSGALPVGYKLPTVRGLAYELGLAANTVAKAYRALEADGVIETRGRHGSFIAAAGEAAERELASAAETYARRARHLGLDQKTARVAVTDALRAAYCDD
- the hmgA gene encoding homogentisate 1,2-dioxygenase, translated to MSGTDNEQARKVAEGLAYSSGFGNEHSSEAVPGALPHGRNSPQRAPLGLYAEQLSGSAFTEPRRNNRRSWLYRISPSAAHPPFTRIDNGALRGAPFAGPEQVPDPNRLRWDPMPEPAAGTDFIAGLWTLGGNGDAAQRTGMAIHLYAANASMTDRVFSDSDGELLIVPESGGLLLRTEFGLLRAEPGEVALIPRGVRFRVELLDASARGYVCENYGQPFVLPDLGPIGANGLANPRDFRAPVAAYEEREAPTEVVNKFCGNLWAATYDHSPLDVVAWHGNHVPYVYDLHRFNVIGSISYDHPDPSIFTVLTSPSDTPGLAGVDFVVFAPRWLVGEDTFRPPYFHRNVMSEYMGLIEGAYDAKKAGKGGFVPGGGSLHNMMSAHGPDRTTFDRASAAELLPQKIDNGLAFMFETRWPVITTPQAIEADHLQSGYDDVWQGLERHFRSS
- a CDS encoding type ISP restriction/modification enzyme; the protein is MPWSVAPLRLGRSWVLAPDAASLTARWDRLLRTDDEADRTALFHPTRARTPHTAVAQLPGQPGATTRFARERGRCPQPVRIAHGPYDQQWLIPDHRLIDAARPELWRVADEHQIHLLEPAREAPPRAGQRGTRATPPGPPPTEAELSFAALLPDGHSPAGRPGRIRPLYRRPGAREPNVAPGLLAHLARRLGREVAADDLFAWIAAVARRGPGGATVVPLTASPELWEAGVALGRRRVWLHTRGARGGPAAGAPGAAAGAGGRPRLPGGQRPYVRAALTGRLAPDALGYDPEERALRLGNGRISPVAYAAWEYHSGGVRVLESWFERRATPGPAGTLDAIGPRDWPQEWTSDLLELITVLTLLAELREPTGQLRKELADGPLIAVGELTEAGVLPVPEAARRPASVLDHHEEGPEGQFALL
- a CDS encoding DUF5925 domain-containing protein, which codes for MTPTELALPIRLNVDDSDSPSDVVDALFLGRFATGEQPFARSHSVDRVKSGLTLLPPGARVLRSARDDDRSATLAEGDGWTLLVSRWNRGADVTVTAVAEELAEKVLRQSVEDAEDEPEPQPENVTMGFWYVSPRRGPYRTTRQISAGTWPEIRANYTAPVATAMDQLMKVTPDDIAGRLLLLHGPPGTGKTSALRTLARAWRDWCQVDCVLDPERLFNDVGYLMDIAIGEDDGTAGGRWRLLLLEDCDELIRGEARHTAGQALSRLLNLTDGLLGQGRNVLVGVTTNEDLERLHPAVVRPGRCLARIEVGALTRPEAVNWLGTEEGVGRDGSTLAELFALRRGTAPASVPAPAPGSDAGLYL
- a CDS encoding S8 family peptidase, whose protein sequence is MAQSRTPRRPRTPLAAARTTALAAVATLAVALPAHAAPQVTAPNAPGSGGGTVLGADNPDALRGSYVVTLRPGVAATSADGAALVARYGGTVRHVYTAVLNGYAVRLPEAAARRLAADPAVASVVRDSVVRATATQHNPPSWGLDRIDQPALPLDQKYTYPDSAGGGATVYVVDTGVRISHRDFGGRAVNGYDAVEKDDVAQDGNGHGTHVASTVAGTAHGVAKKARVVAVRVLDDQGSGSVSGVIAGIDWVTRNHSGPSVANLSLGGSPNTALDTAVRNSIKSGVTYAVAAGNSASPAQNFSPARVTEALTVGSVDRTDNAARSSNHGSAVDLFAPGVGITGAWHTGDDATNTLSGSSMATPHVAGAAAVYGALHPTASPAQVTRAVLDGATNGVVLNPGPGTPNKLLRVVS
- a CDS encoding citrate:proton symporter, encoding MLTILGFVMIATFLVLIMMKKMSPLAALVLVPALFCVLVGKGAHLGEYVLDGIGDLAPTAAMLMFAIIYFGVMIDVGLFDPIVRLILRFCKADPVRIVVGTAVLAAVVSLDGDGSTTFMITVSAMLPLYRRLKMSVLVMTCVAATANGVMNTVPWGGPTARAATALELDAGEIFVPMIPALAVGLLFVFFLAYVLGRRERGRLGLLTLDEDDAPAREVAPGARADEPVFAAVGGADAPTVAVAAAGGPGRVPLTKGRFPTGGGTGQGPADQPGAGDAEARPDGPATACTAPPASTTASDAGADTGAADDPQTLDPNRPTLRPKLYWFNAALTATLLTLLILQTLPIPVLFLLGAAVALTVNFPHMPDQKARIAAHSENVLNVSGMVFAAAVFTGVLTGTGMVEHMARWLVDGVPDGLGPHMAVVTGVLSIPLTYFMSNDGFYFGIVPILAEAGAAHGVSPTEIARASLVGQALHMSSPLVPAVYVLVGMAKVEFGDHTRFTVKWAALTALVVLGASLAFGII
- a CDS encoding SGNH/GDSL hydrolase family protein — protein: MRLTRLVSAASAAVLTATLALTGAQVAQAADTSVGAQAAGDYVALGDSYSSGVGAGDYDSGSGDCKRSNRAYPKLWAAKNAPASFHFTACSGAVTGDVLNKQLGPVNSGTDLVSITIGGNDAGFVDVMTTCVLQSESNCVNRVNTARAYVEKTLPGKLDAVYSAIKSKAPRARVVVLGYPRFYKLNGTCVVGLTEKERSAINGAADLLNSITAKRAADHGFGYGDIAARFTGHEICSGDAWLHSVTFPIGDSYHPKAAGQSGGYLPALSSAI
- a CDS encoding GntR family transcriptional regulator, whose translation is MTTFAPDSLALNRKLPLWYQVSQSLRASILGRRPEEPLRLPTEDRLAEHYGVSVLTMRQALKELEAEGLISRHRRRGTFIEPSARRGAPVRLLGSVDAIVAQQSGERTTLLGHGTEPIPADLAEHFPGRTEAVAYRRLRCEEESGEPTNWAHNLIRPDIAEKIDLDDLTRWPMTKVLRDAVGVRISRITDTVEARLADPETAGLLNVPLLSPILHYTGLTYDEDGEIVDVARIRYRGDRFSFTVTLDAH